A region of Capra hircus breed San Clemente chromosome 11, ASM170441v1, whole genome shotgun sequence DNA encodes the following proteins:
- the POMC gene encoding pro-opiomelanocortin, giving the protein MPRLCSSRSGALLLALLLQASMEVRGWCLESSQCQDLTTESNLLACIRACKPDLSAETPVFPCNGDEQPLTENPRKYVMGHFRWDRFGRRNGSSSFGAGGAAQKREEEVAVGEGPGPRGDGAETGPREDKRSYSMEHFRWGKPVGKKRRPVKVYPNGAEDESAQAFPLEFKRELTGERLEQARGPEAQAESAAAQAESAAARAELEYGLVAEAEAAEKKDSGPYKMEHFRWGSPPKDKHYGGFMTSEKSQTPLVTLFKNAIIKNAHKKGQ; this is encoded by the exons ATGCCGAGATTGTGCAGCAGTCGTTCGGGCGCCCTGCTGCTGGCCTTGCTGCTTCAGGCCTCCATGGAAGTGCGTGGTTGGTGCCTGGAGAGCAGCCAGTGTCAGGACCTCACCACGGAAAGTAACCTGCTG GCCTGCATCCGGGCCTGCAAGCCCGACCTCTCGGCCGAGACGCCGGTGTTCCCCTGCAACGGCGATGAGCAGCCGCTGACTGAGAACCCCCGGAAGTACGTCATGGGCCATTTCCGCTGGGACCGCTTCGGCCGTCGGAATGGTAGCAGCAGCTTCGGAGCTGGGGGCGCGGCCCAGAAGCGCGAGGAGGAAGTGGCGGTGGGCGAAGGCCCCGGGCCCCGCGGCGATGGCGCCGAGACGGGTCCGCGAGAGGACAAGCGTTCTTACTCCATGGAACACTTCCGCTGGGGCAAGCCGGTGGGCAAGAAGCGGCGCCCGGTGAAGGTGTACCCCAACGGCGCCGAGGACGAGTCGGCCCAGGCCTTTCCCCTCGAATTCAAGAGGGAGCTGACCGGGGAGAGGCTCGAGCAGGCGCGCGGCCCCGAGGCCCAGGCTGAGAGCGCGGCCGCCCAGGCTGAGAGCGCGGCCGCCCGGGCTGAGCTGGAGTATGGTCTGGTGGCAGAGGCTGAGGCGGCCGAGAAGAAGGACTCGGGGCCCTATAAGATGGAACACTTCCGCTGGGGCAGCCCGCCCAAGGACAAGCACTACGGCGGGTTCATGACCTCGGAGAAGAGCCAAACGCCCCTTGTCACGCTGTTCAAAAACGCCATCATCAAGAACGCCCACAAGAAGGGCCAGTGA